The following are encoded together in the Meriones unguiculatus strain TT.TT164.6M chromosome 16, Bangor_MerUng_6.1, whole genome shotgun sequence genome:
- the Spatc1l gene encoding speriolin-like protein, translated as MRPKKVCFSESNLPTGDRSRRTYYLNEIQSFAGAEKDGRIVGEIAFQLDRRILAYVFPGVTRLYGFTVSNIPEKIKQTSIKSLDGSVDEKKLRELTHRYLTLTARLEKLGYSREVHPVFSEFLINTYGILKQRPDLRANPLHSSPAALRKLVIDIVPPKFLGDSLLLLNCLCELSKEDSKPLFAW; from the exons ATGCGGCCTAAGAAGGTGTGCTTCTCGGAGAGTAACCTGCCCACTGGGGATAGGAGCAGGAGGACCTATTACCTCAATG AGATCCAGAGTTTTGCGGGTGCTGAGAAGGATGGCCGCATAGTCGGGGAGATCGCGTTCCAGCTTGACCGGCGCATCCTGGCCTATGTGTTCCCCGGGGTGACGCGCCTCTATGGTTTTACAGTCTCCAACATCCCTGAGAAGATCAAGCAG ACGTCTATCAAGTCCCTAGACGGCTCGGTGGATGAGAAGAAGCTGCGTGAGCTCACACATCGGTACCTGACCCTGACGGCGCGGCTGGAGAAGCTGGGCTACAGCCGCGAAGTACACCCAGTCTTCAGTGAGTTCCTCATCAATACTTACGGCATCCTGAAGCAGCGTCCAGACTTGAGGGCCAACCCGCTGCACAGCAGCCCCGCTGCACTGCGCAAGCTCGTCATTGACATCGTGCCACCCAAGTTCCTGGGTGACTCCCTGCTACTGCTGAACTGCCTGTGCGAGCTCTCCAAGGAGGACAGCAAACCACTCTTCGCCTGGTGA